The Candidatus Kryptonium sp. genome contains a region encoding:
- the xseA gene encoding exodeoxyribonuclease VII large subunit → MFKFSKNKITFFESHGQMYNFYPLIAKEKILTVSELTYKIKEFVEPNFQDIWLQGEISNYKVHSPSGHVYFTLKDQNASINAAMWKRYADNYLRDRDYKDGDKVLVHGKIEIYEPRGEYKIIVDFIEPLGIGELQIKFEMLKQKLAAEGLFDKRYKKPIPEYPNKIGIVTSPTGAAIRDIINIISRRFPAVELILYPVKVQGEGAAEEIAQAIRDFNSYGEVEVIIVGRGGGSIEDLWAFNEEIVARAIFESKIPIISAVGHEIDYSISDFVADLRAPTPSAAAELVVKNRDDVIENVQNIWYNIHQLVIDKIKNAKKEVEHLVKSYAFNRPLDWLRQYTMRIDELTRALDIAMSHRFEIIKQDFNQWLKRFESVNPELALKRGYAIVYKNGKIVHSKNELKINDEFNIKLSDGTIKGVMKGYGEEK, encoded by the coding sequence TTGTTTAAATTTTCAAAAAACAAAATCACCTTCTTTGAAAGTCACGGGCAAATGTATAACTTCTATCCTTTGATCGCAAAAGAGAAAATTCTGACGGTTTCCGAATTAACTTATAAAATAAAGGAATTTGTTGAGCCAAATTTTCAAGATATATGGCTTCAGGGTGAGATATCAAATTATAAAGTGCACAGCCCTTCCGGACATGTTTATTTCACGCTTAAGGATCAAAATGCCTCAATAAATGCAGCGATGTGGAAAAGATATGCTGATAATTATTTAAGAGATCGTGATTACAAAGACGGGGATAAAGTTTTGGTTCACGGTAAAATTGAGATCTATGAACCACGTGGTGAATATAAGATCATAGTTGATTTTATTGAGCCTCTTGGAATTGGTGAACTTCAGATAAAATTTGAGATGTTGAAGCAGAAACTTGCAGCTGAAGGATTGTTTGATAAACGATATAAGAAGCCAATTCCGGAATATCCAAATAAGATAGGAATTGTCACAAGCCCAACGGGCGCAGCGATAAGAGATATAATAAACATAATCTCGCGCCGTTTCCCAGCGGTTGAATTAATTCTTTATCCCGTCAAAGTTCAAGGTGAAGGTGCAGCGGAGGAGATAGCACAAGCGATAAGGGACTTTAATTCTTATGGTGAAGTTGAAGTGATAATAGTTGGAAGAGGTGGTGGTTCAATTGAAGATCTTTGGGCTTTTAATGAAGAAATCGTTGCAAGAGCTATCTTTGAATCAAAAATCCCAATAATAAGCGCAGTTGGTCACGAAATTGATTATAGCATAAGTGACTTCGTTGCGGATTTAAGAGCTCCAACGCCGTCGGCAGCAGCTGAATTAGTCGTAAAAAATCGTGATGATGTTATTGAAAATGTTCAAAATATTTGGTATAATATCCATCAACTTGTGATTGATAAAATAAAAAATGCGAAAAAGGAGGTTGAACATCTCGTTAAAAGTTATGCTTTTAACCGACCGCTTGACTGGTTGAGACAATATACGATGAGAATTGACGAATTAACGCGAGCCCTTGATATTGCGATGTCCCATAGATTTGAAATTATAAAACAAGATTTCAATCAATGGTTGAAAAGATTTGAATCGGTAAATCCTGAACTTGCTTTGAAGCGGGGTTATGCGATTGTCTATAAAAACGGAAAGATCGTTCACAGCAAAAATGAACTCAAGATAAACGACGAGTTTAATATAAAATTATCAGATGGAACAATAAAAGGAGTGATGAAAGGTTATGGCGAAGAAAAATGA
- a CDS encoding exodeoxyribonuclease VII small subunit, translating into MAKKNEITETSIENLTFEQALRELQDIVDKLETGQVTLEEAIEMYERGIRLSKYCISKLTQAEIRIKKIIKDESQGFTLIDFDLNNKI; encoded by the coding sequence ATGGCGAAGAAAAATGAAATAACAGAAACTTCCATTGAAAATTTAACATTTGAGCAAGCGCTAAGGGAACTTCAAGATATAGTAGATAAACTTGAAACCGGACAAGTGACGCTTGAAGAGGCAATTGAGATGTATGAGCGTGGGATCAGACTTTCAAAATACTGCATTAGTAAATTAACACAAGCGGAAATCAGGATAAAAAAGATAATCAAAGATGAATCTCAAGGATTTACACTTATTGATTTTGATTTAAATAACAAAATTTAG
- the dxs gene encoding 1-deoxy-D-xylulose-5-phosphate synthase produces the protein MELQDLSANYKILPKINSPNDLKQLSIRELEILASEIREFIIDTISKVGGHLGASLGVVELTLAVHYVFDTPKDKIIWDTGHQGYVHKIITGRRDVFHTIRQFKGISGFLKRSESIYDVFGAGHASTSISAALGIATARDFDKANYKVIAIIGDGAMTAGLAYEAMNNAGMMKKNLIVILNDNNMSISPNVWAVSKYFTDLIASAQYNKLKSFIWDLTGQLDGIGDRIRKLAAKIEGGVKAVITPGMLFEALGFRYFGPVNGHNIAKLVKILNEIKNLNGPILLHVITQKGKGYKPAEEDEQKYHGVTPFDKITGKMYKSDKPEPPSYTKIFGQTVVELAKMNSKIVGITAAMPEGTGLNILAKEIPERFFDVGIAEQHAVTFAAGLATEGYIPICAIYSTFLQRAFDQIVHDVALQHLHVIFAIDRAGLVGADGPTHHGAFDLSYLRLIPGIVIMAPKDESELRDMLYTATIYNKGPVAIRYPRGSGVGVPIKNNFDLIEIGKAEVLKEGNDIAILAIGNMVYPSLKSAEILKRYGIDAMVVNMRFVKPLDEELLDIIFDKFDKVVTVEENTIRGGFGSAVLEYAASKGITNVKFLIHGIPDEFIEHGTQKELWHMLKLDPEGIAEKILEKFEFDKFQTSQKTELIEKHGKS, from the coding sequence ATGGAGTTGCAAGATCTTTCCGCAAACTATAAAATTTTACCAAAGATAAATTCCCCTAATGATTTAAAGCAGCTTAGCATTCGTGAGCTTGAGATCCTTGCAAGCGAGATAAGGGAATTTATAATTGACACGATTTCAAAAGTTGGGGGACATCTTGGTGCAAGTTTAGGTGTTGTTGAGCTGACGCTTGCCGTTCATTATGTATTTGATACTCCCAAAGATAAAATAATTTGGGACACGGGACATCAGGGTTATGTTCATAAAATAATTACTGGGCGAAGAGATGTTTTTCATACGATAAGACAGTTTAAAGGTATAAGTGGATTTTTAAAGCGAAGCGAAAGTATCTATGATGTTTTTGGAGCTGGACATGCTTCAACTTCAATTTCAGCAGCTCTTGGAATAGCAACGGCGCGAGATTTTGATAAAGCCAACTATAAGGTCATCGCAATAATCGGAGATGGTGCGATGACGGCTGGGCTTGCTTATGAAGCAATGAACAATGCAGGAATGATGAAGAAAAACTTGATCGTAATCTTAAATGATAACAATATGTCCATTTCACCTAATGTTTGGGCTGTGTCAAAATACTTTACCGATTTGATAGCAAGTGCACAATATAATAAACTTAAATCATTCATTTGGGATCTAACAGGACAACTTGATGGAATAGGCGATAGAATTAGAAAGCTTGCTGCGAAAATTGAAGGTGGCGTTAAGGCAGTTATAACACCAGGGATGCTTTTTGAGGCTCTTGGATTTAGATATTTCGGTCCGGTGAATGGACATAACATTGCTAAGTTAGTGAAGATTTTAAATGAGATAAAAAATCTAAACGGTCCGATACTTCTTCATGTCATAACCCAAAAGGGCAAAGGTTATAAACCAGCTGAAGAAGATGAACAAAAGTATCATGGCGTGACCCCATTTGATAAAATCACGGGCAAGATGTACAAAAGCGATAAACCAGAACCCCCAAGCTATACAAAGATCTTTGGTCAAACCGTTGTTGAACTTGCCAAAATGAATAGTAAGATCGTTGGTATTACAGCGGCGATGCCTGAAGGAACGGGGCTTAACATTTTAGCTAAGGAGATTCCTGAAAGATTTTTTGATGTTGGAATAGCGGAGCAACATGCTGTGACATTTGCAGCTGGGCTTGCAACAGAGGGATATATCCCAATTTGTGCAATTTATTCAACATTTTTACAAAGAGCTTTTGATCAAATTGTCCACGATGTAGCGCTTCAGCATCTTCATGTGATTTTTGCAATTGACAGAGCTGGACTCGTTGGAGCGGATGGTCCGACTCATCACGGAGCTTTTGATTTGAGCTATTTGCGACTTATTCCCGGAATAGTGATAATGGCACCAAAAGATGAGAGCGAATTGAGAGATATGTTATATACTGCAACAATTTATAACAAAGGACCTGTAGCTATAAGATATCCAAGAGGCAGTGGTGTTGGCGTCCCAATTAAAAATAATTTTGATCTGATTGAAATTGGAAAAGCTGAAGTTTTGAAAGAAGGCAATGACATCGCAATACTTGCAATTGGAAATATGGTATATCCAAGTTTGAAATCCGCCGAGATACTTAAAAGATACGGAATAGATGCAATGGTGGTAAATATGAGGTTCGTCAAACCGCTTGATGAGGAACTTCTTGATATAATCTTTGATAAATTTGATAAGGTCGTAACCGTTGAAGAAAACACAATCCGTGGCGGGTTTGGAAGCGCAGTTCTTGAGTATGCAGCTTCAAAGGGGATTACAAATGTTAAATTCTTAATCCATGGGATACCAGATGAATTTATTGAGCACGGAACGCAAAAAGAACTTTGGCATATGCTCAAACTTGATCCCGAGGGGATAGCTGAAAAAATTCTTGAAAAATTTGAGTTTGATAAATTTCAAACTTCACAAAAAACAGAATTAATTGAAAAACATGGAAAAAGTTAA
- a CDS encoding Gfo/Idh/MocA family oxidoreductase, whose translation MEKVKLGIIGLGGIAQAVHLPILSKLENAQIIALCDTDKAKARMLAEKYNVPYFYTDYEKMLKEVDEIEAVEILTPTNLHAEMTKSCVSAGKDVFVERPLARTYKETEEVVKTIQESNRKVMVGMNLRFRPDAMLMKGFIEKGELGSVFYVKAGWFKKPNDKKWVLSKDKSGGGVILDLGISILDLALWMAGYPEVKSVSSVCYRHQTKSVEDSAIVLLKFKNEATLFIDVSWTYEFEKPIFYLHIFGTEGTGELNPFRIYKDIQGKLVNLAPEKMDKPEALYWKSYENEIKHFLGAVRDLHPLVSSAKDALYRMKVVDSIYKSAERGKEVIFK comes from the coding sequence ATGGAAAAAGTTAAGCTTGGAATAATTGGGCTTGGTGGAATAGCTCAAGCAGTCCATCTTCCGATACTTTCTAAACTTGAAAATGCACAAATCATTGCTCTTTGTGATACCGACAAAGCTAAAGCGAGGATGCTCGCTGAAAAATATAATGTCCCATACTTTTATACGGATTACGAGAAAATGCTGAAGGAAGTTGATGAAATTGAAGCGGTTGAGATCTTAACACCTACCAACCTACACGCTGAGATGACGAAGTCTTGTGTTTCAGCTGGCAAAGATGTATTTGTAGAAAGACCACTTGCAAGAACATACAAGGAAACTGAGGAAGTTGTGAAAACCATTCAAGAAAGTAATCGCAAAGTCATGGTCGGGATGAATTTAAGATTTAGACCTGATGCCATGCTCATGAAAGGTTTCATTGAGAAAGGAGAACTTGGTTCAGTTTTCTATGTCAAAGCGGGATGGTTCAAGAAACCAAACGATAAAAAATGGGTTTTAAGTAAAGATAAATCCGGTGGTGGAGTTATACTTGACCTTGGAATCAGTATACTTGACCTTGCGTTATGGATGGCTGGATATCCAGAAGTTAAAAGCGTTAGTTCGGTTTGTTATAGACATCAAACTAAATCAGTTGAAGATAGCGCCATAGTCCTTCTTAAGTTCAAAAACGAAGCAACGCTTTTCATTGATGTAAGTTGGACTTACGAGTTTGAAAAGCCGATTTTTTATTTGCATATATTTGGGACAGAGGGAACTGGAGAATTGAATCCATTTAGAATCTATAAAGATATACAGGGCAAGCTTGTCAATCTTGCTCCTGAAAAGATGGACAAGCCAGAGGCGCTTTACTGGAAATCATATGAAAACGAAATCAAACATTTCCTTGGCGCTGTGCGAGATCTTCATCCGCTTGTTTCAAGTGCGAAAGATGCTCTTTATAGAATGAAAGTCGTTGACTCAATATACAAATCAGCCGAGCGAGGCAAGGAAGTTATTTTCAAGTAA